A single Blastopirellula retiformator DNA region contains:
- a CDS encoding polysaccharide pyruvyl transferase family protein: MNPALISRRQALGILGLSAASASSLFAAEKAPQRILLRSSWQTINIGDIAHTPGVLRLISEYLPETEVTLWPSKVDNGVDELLLANFPKLKIVKNKQDLATAFDECDFLLHGSGASLVAEKDVRRWSKETGKPYGIYGITFPPKKSHQTTALSDDQVASAVEVLNGAAFVFFRDSHSLAFAKEKGAQAPIMQFGPDGAFACNLRDDAKAEAFLKKHDLESGKFLCCIPRLRYTPSWVYKKSAVDPAKHARNEEMKEHDHAPLREAIIQVVKQTDMKVLVCPEDQTQMQIGKEMIVDKLPADVRERVVWRPNYWLTGEAVSVYTNSAGLFGNEMHSPIMCIGHGVPAVVCRWAEQTTKGYMWDDIGLSEWLFNMDDQASIDRLAPTVVEIAKDPAAAKRKAVAAQHRVEKIQAETMAILGRELAKT, translated from the coding sequence ATGAATCCAGCTTTGATCAGCCGCCGCCAAGCTCTTGGTATCCTTGGACTTTCCGCCGCCAGCGCTTCTTCGTTATTCGCTGCCGAGAAGGCGCCCCAGCGGATCTTGCTTCGCTCGTCGTGGCAAACGATCAACATCGGCGACATCGCCCATACGCCCGGCGTGTTGCGTCTCATCTCGGAATACCTGCCCGAGACCGAGGTAACGCTTTGGCCCAGCAAGGTCGATAACGGCGTTGATGAGCTGCTGCTGGCCAACTTCCCGAAACTGAAGATCGTGAAGAACAAGCAGGACCTGGCGACTGCTTTCGACGAATGTGATTTCCTGTTGCATGGCAGCGGCGCATCACTCGTCGCCGAGAAAGACGTCCGCCGCTGGTCGAAGGAAACCGGCAAGCCGTACGGCATTTACGGCATCACCTTCCCGCCGAAGAAATCGCATCAGACGACGGCGCTCAGCGACGATCAGGTCGCCAGCGCCGTGGAAGTGCTTAATGGCGCGGCCTTCGTCTTCTTCCGCGACTCGCACTCGTTGGCGTTCGCCAAAGAGAAAGGCGCCCAGGCCCCGATCATGCAATTTGGCCCCGACGGCGCGTTCGCTTGCAACTTGCGCGACGACGCCAAAGCCGAAGCCTTCTTGAAGAAGCACGATCTGGAAAGCGGCAAGTTCCTCTGCTGCATTCCGCGGCTCCGCTACACTCCGTCGTGGGTCTACAAAAAGTCGGCGGTCGATCCGGCCAAGCATGCCCGCAACGAGGAGATGAAAGAACACGATCACGCTCCCCTGCGTGAGGCGATCATTCAGGTCGTGAAGCAAACCGACATGAAGGTGCTCGTTTGCCCCGAGGATCAAACGCAGATGCAGATCGGCAAAGAGATGATCGTCGACAAGCTGCCTGCCGATGTCCGGGAACGCGTTGTCTGGCGTCCCAACTATTGGCTCACCGGCGAAGCGGTTAGCGTCTATACCAATAGCGCCGGCTTGTTCGGCAACGAGATGCACTCACCGATCATGTGCATTGGCCATGGCGTCCCGGCCGTCGTCTGCCGCTGGGCCGAGCAAACGACCAAAGGGTACATGTGGGACGACATCGGCTTGTCGGAGTGGCTCTTTAACATGGACGACCAAGCGAGCATCGACCGCCTCGCCCCGACCGTCGTCGAGATCGCCAAAGATCCCGCCGCTGCAAAGCGGAAAGCGGTCGCCGCCCAGCATCGGGTCGAAAAGATCCAAGCCGAAACGATGGCGATCCTGGGGCGAGAGCTAGCAAAGACGTAA
- a CDS encoding DUF1559 family PulG-like putative transporter, whose product MVRRVGRRWPEIGSQYKRTIGGSPQRGTRDRAPNNAKFHNSTANFQRSICLCFGHPPKNCAQSLDDLCYCSDVNLTPIGCNARKIRKFDAEPANRSFSTQTARISAIPDTQVSFWQGDIWAHYYTETPRGVFARGVRGNGIISTNSVLKRKMASITDGTSNTVMMSESKVAPSKSDNRVGTAIAISLSERKPSSCIARVGADRTHTGNTSTNSHQLGWRWYSGNAPYTLFQTILPPNGPTCGWTAEGAPMITAGSYHPGGANSLFADGSVHFIPKLHAIPVIAFCTLLAGCYSTPFLQTEYVEGLVTLDGSPVPDATVTFVPLEPGQGSAGVGTSDASGVYRRSTLSSRDGLMPKHGAGVLPGKY is encoded by the coding sequence ATGGTTCGACGGGTGGGGCGGCGCTGGCCGGAAATCGGATCGCAGTATAAACGGACAATCGGCGGTTCGCCACAACGCGGGACTCGCGACAGGGCCCCAAACAACGCCAAGTTTCACAACTCGACCGCCAATTTTCAGCGCTCTATTTGCCTCTGTTTCGGACATCCGCCCAAAAATTGTGCACAAAGTCTTGACGATTTGTGCTACTGCAGTGATGTCAATTTGACCCCCATTGGTTGTAATGCACGAAAAATCCGGAAATTCGACGCGGAACCCGCAAACCGTTCTTTTTCCACGCAAACCGCGCGAATAAGTGCAATTCCTGATACGCAAGTTTCATTTTGGCAGGGAGATATCTGGGCCCATTATTACACGGAGACTCCCCGCGGCGTCTTCGCTCGCGGCGTCCGAGGCAATGGCATCATTTCCACCAACTCGGTGCTCAAACGCAAGATGGCTTCGATCACCGACGGAACGAGCAACACGGTCATGATGTCGGAGTCGAAAGTTGCGCCTTCGAAATCGGACAATCGCGTTGGAACCGCCATCGCCATCAGCCTGTCGGAACGAAAACCGAGCAGCTGCATCGCCCGGGTCGGCGCCGATCGCACGCATACCGGCAACACCTCGACCAACAGCCATCAGCTTGGCTGGCGTTGGTATAGCGGCAACGCTCCTTACACGCTGTTCCAGACGATCTTGCCGCCCAATGGTCCAACCTGCGGCTGGACGGCGGAAGGGGCGCCGATGATCACCGCCGGCAGTTATCATCCTGGCGGCGCCAACTCGCTGTTCGCCGACGGCTCGGTCCACTTCATCCCCAAACTTCACGCCATTCCCGTCATCGCGTTTTGCACCCTACTCGCTGGCTGCTACTCAACGCCGTTCCTGCAAACCGAGTACGTCGAAGGGCTGGTCACGCTCGACGGCAGCCCGGTCCCTGACGCCACGGTCACGTTTGTGCCATTGGAGCCAGGGCAGGGGAGCGCCGGCGTCGGCACTTCCGACGCATCGGGCGTCTATCGCCGATCGACCCTCAGCAGCCGGGATGGCCTGATGCCGAAACATGGCGCCGGCGTCTTGCCGGGCAAGTACTAG
- a CDS encoding NRDE family protein has translation MCLLAIQYRSVAEAPILVAANREEFYDRPSSAPSIQSGKPRALCGIDQQAGGTWLGVNQHGLFVGACNRRKMNRPIAPRSRGLLCRELLRANSAQAAVDMAMEALNNDEYDGVNFVVADSRGGWAIHGGDDINAQPLEEGLNLIAGSDLNDSRDERVKLAHRLLTLQTLDSSVKFLAVASKVFARPAAAPGRPGMVMEGREWGTVSSTLIALGKKPRDAIYQFAGGAPTKTPYEDYSPLLRDILSRGLREARTKAQAS, from the coding sequence ATGTGCCTACTGGCAATCCAATACCGATCGGTTGCTGAAGCCCCCATTTTGGTCGCTGCCAACCGAGAAGAATTTTACGATCGCCCTAGCTCCGCCCCGTCGATCCAATCTGGCAAGCCGCGCGCTCTGTGTGGAATTGACCAGCAAGCCGGCGGTACCTGGCTGGGAGTCAATCAACATGGGCTGTTCGTCGGTGCGTGCAATCGCCGCAAGATGAATCGCCCCATCGCCCCGCGTTCGCGTGGTCTGCTCTGCCGCGAATTGCTTCGCGCCAATTCGGCCCAGGCGGCTGTCGATATGGCGATGGAGGCACTGAACAACGACGAGTACGATGGCGTCAACTTCGTGGTGGCCGACAGCCGTGGCGGCTGGGCGATTCATGGTGGAGACGACATCAACGCTCAACCGTTGGAAGAAGGCCTAAACCTGATCGCCGGCAGCGATCTGAACGATTCGCGAGACGAACGAGTCAAATTGGCTCATCGCCTGCTGACGCTGCAGACGCTTGATTCGTCGGTAAAGTTCCTGGCTGTGGCGAGCAAAGTGTTCGCTCGACCGGCTGCCGCTCCGGGACGTCCCGGCATGGTGATGGAAGGTCGCGAGTGGGGCACCGTCAGCTCAACGCTGATCGCCCTCGGCAAAAAGCCGCGTGACGCCATCTATCAATTTGCTGGCGGCGCGCCGACCAAGACCCCCTACGAAGATTACTCGCCGCTGTTGCGAGATATCCTCAGCCGCGGTCTTCGCGAAGCCCGCACTAAGGCGCAAGCCAGCTAA
- a CDS encoding DUF2750 domain-containing protein, producing MFSSKRLNAVDLGGEDRLQIFLRTVRENKELWGLYADGWAETIDDDRKKGFVVFPDQEHAQLCATDKWKRYSPKSIKLSSFVERFLDKLTKQKYTVAVFPTPFDRAVQVDPQTIRSELL from the coding sequence ATGTTTTCCTCCAAACGCCTTAACGCCGTCGACCTGGGCGGCGAAGACCGCCTGCAAATCTTCCTCCGCACTGTTCGCGAGAACAAGGAACTGTGGGGCCTGTACGCCGACGGTTGGGCCGAAACGATTGATGACGACCGAAAGAAGGGGTTTGTCGTCTTCCCGGATCAGGAACATGCCCAGCTCTGCGCGACCGACAAATGGAAACGCTATTCCCCCAAGAGCATCAAATTGTCGAGCTTCGTCGAGCGATTCCTCGACAAACTAACGAAGCAGAAGTACACCGTCGCTGTGTTCCCGACCCCATTTGACAGGGCCGTGCAGGTCGATCCACAAACGATCCGGTCCGAACTGCTGTAG
- a CDS encoding serine/threonine-protein kinase, with the protein MADSPSSAFAATSDLTGKSLGDYQVLRRLGRGAMAEVYLAQQTSLKRQVALKILLPALAQQDSYVKRFHREAQAAAALTHANIVQIFEVGCIDGLHFIAQEYVPGQTLKQLTGKTGSVDAKAGFAILRQVSAALVKAAEQGIVHRDIKPENVLITASGEVKVADFGLSRVVSQNGEGLNLTEIGVTLGTPLYMSPEQVEGKPVDARSDIYSLGVTIYHLLAGRPPFDGDTALSVAVQHLQTEPPRLETLRHDLPPQLTRVIHKMLAKKPDKRQQNASELLQELREVLEAVGPEKLGGGVHDWSMPELAAIGDRSAATRELDRLMKVAGRSKQHFAAARVWLGAIAIVLICFALGAAVAVTNGEAPLLRPERPIAGDEFPDHGSAEEQFYRAMMDGSPEAFHSVGQYYPPESSADAKAWTLKAWKQEATILMNRGGVDNYDRALRIFRELASQDSSEIEARAFGAAGHAICLYRLEDYQRAREIAVDAKVLQKSIEVDAEFNRQFEEVWTALSNRPGA; encoded by the coding sequence ATGGCCGATTCCCCATCCTCCGCCTTCGCCGCGACCAGCGATCTGACTGGCAAATCGCTGGGCGACTACCAAGTGCTGCGGCGGCTCGGTCGTGGGGCGATGGCCGAGGTCTACCTAGCCCAACAGACCAGCCTGAAACGGCAGGTCGCCCTCAAGATCTTGTTGCCGGCCCTCGCCCAGCAAGACTCGTACGTCAAACGTTTCCATCGCGAGGCGCAAGCGGCCGCCGCGCTGACGCACGCTAACATCGTGCAGATCTTTGAAGTCGGCTGCATCGATGGGCTCCACTTCATCGCCCAAGAGTACGTCCCGGGTCAGACGCTCAAGCAGCTTACCGGCAAGACCGGCTCGGTCGACGCCAAGGCAGGCTTCGCGATCTTACGCCAGGTCTCCGCCGCACTCGTCAAAGCGGCGGAGCAGGGGATCGTCCATCGTGATATCAAACCCGAGAACGTGCTGATCACCGCTTCCGGCGAAGTGAAGGTCGCCGACTTTGGCCTGTCGCGGGTCGTCAGCCAGAACGGCGAAGGCCTGAACCTGACCGAAATCGGCGTCACGCTCGGCACGCCGCTCTACATGAGCCCCGAGCAAGTCGAAGGCAAACCGGTCGACGCCCGCAGCGACATCTATTCGCTCGGCGTGACGATCTATCACCTACTGGCCGGCCGTCCGCCGTTTGATGGCGATACGGCGCTATCGGTCGCGGTGCAACATCTGCAGACAGAGCCGCCTCGTCTTGAGACGTTGCGTCACGACTTGCCGCCGCAACTGACGCGCGTCATCCATAAGATGCTCGCCAAGAAGCCGGACAAGCGTCAGCAGAACGCCTCCGAGCTGTTGCAAGAGTTGCGGGAAGTGCTGGAAGCGGTCGGTCCCGAGAAGCTCGGCGGCGGCGTCCACGATTGGTCGATGCCGGAGCTGGCCGCGATCGGCGATCGTTCGGCGGCGACGCGCGAGCTTGATCGCTTGATGAAGGTCGCCGGCAGATCCAAACAACATTTCGCCGCTGCCCGCGTCTGGCTAGGAGCGATCGCGATCGTTCTGATCTGTTTTGCGCTCGGAGCGGCGGTCGCCGTCACCAATGGTGAAGCTCCGCTGCTGCGGCCAGAACGACCGATCGCCGGCGACGAGTTCCCCGATCATGGTTCGGCCGAAGAGCAGTTCTATCGCGCGATGATGGATGGCTCGCCCGAAGCGTTTCATAGCGTTGGTCAGTACTACCCGCCCGAATCGAGCGCCGATGCGAAGGCCTGGACGCTGAAGGCCTGGAAACAGGAAGCGACGATCTTGATGAACCGGGGCGGCGTCGACAACTACGACCGCGCACTGCGCATCTTCCGCGAACTGGCGTCGCAAGACAGTTCCGAGATCGAAGCCCGCGCGTTTGGCGCCGCCGGCCACGCGATCTGTTTGTATCGCCTGGAAGACTACCAAAGGGCCCGCGAGATCGCCGTCGACGCCAAGGTGCTGCAGAAGTCGATCGAAGTCGACGCCGAGTTCAATCGCCAGTTTGAAGAAGTCTGGACGGCGCTATCCAATCGGCCGGGGGCGTAG
- a CDS encoding alpha/beta hydrolase family protein: MFRFFAAIISLSLLSISTALWADSPSETNTPAALAAGAKPADYRLAPPKDLNGYFPFQPPAKQQWPARAEEVKRQLKVALGIWPQPAKTPLNPVIHGKLEFDDYTVEKVYFESLPGFYVTGSLYRPKDAKGPVPAVLCPHGHWPDGRFYDRGAEGILKDLVGGSERFEEGGRSPLQARCVQLARMGCVAFLYDMIGYADSVQLSYDLAHRFAEQRPEMNTTENWGMFSPQAEANLQSIMGLQTWNSIRALDFLESLPDVDKKRLGVTGSSGGGTQTMILAALDPRIVTSYPAVMVSTSMQGGCTCENCSLLRIDTGNVEFAALFAPKLQGMTAADDWTKEMATKGFPELQKLYEGLGAPKNVSLHPAVHFPHNYNNVARAPMYDIFSRAFGLGIPAPIVEHDYTLLTKEQLTVWDEQHPQPEAGSDDYERKLLHDLKTESDKAIAALTPTDQASFAEFQEVVGGAWQALLGAKTPTFDALQFEVTDKTSKDDYLQITGLLRKNAGSDEQTELPIVFLYPNKWNGQAILWLSPAGKGGLYGKDGALLPMAQQLVDQGASVIGVSLLGQGEFGGDERNPIVENPRQFAGYTYGYNRTLLADRVADVLTVGAFLRGHDRKAKHVDLVGVGNCGVIAAAARATDPAMFDRAVIATGGFRFGKLLDFRDASFVPGGAKYGDLPALLALAAPQSTLVLGEPAEGLPLVKAAYQARGAQETHKNGDDRSSIVPYLMAPR; encoded by the coding sequence ATGTTTCGTTTCTTCGCCGCAATTATATCGCTATCGTTGCTGTCGATCTCCACCGCTTTGTGGGCTGATTCACCAAGCGAGACAAATACCCCCGCCGCATTGGCGGCAGGAGCGAAACCCGCCGATTATCGACTGGCGCCACCGAAAGACCTGAACGGCTACTTTCCGTTCCAGCCGCCGGCAAAACAACAGTGGCCCGCCCGGGCCGAAGAAGTGAAGCGCCAGCTGAAGGTCGCCCTCGGCATTTGGCCGCAGCCCGCCAAGACGCCGCTCAATCCGGTCATTCATGGCAAGCTCGAATTCGACGACTACACGGTCGAGAAAGTCTACTTCGAAAGCCTGCCCGGTTTCTATGTGACCGGCAGTCTTTATCGCCCCAAGGATGCCAAAGGCCCCGTGCCGGCCGTGCTCTGCCCGCATGGACATTGGCCGGACGGGCGATTCTACGATCGTGGCGCCGAGGGAATTTTGAAAGACCTGGTCGGCGGCAGCGAACGGTTTGAAGAAGGAGGCCGCTCGCCGCTGCAAGCTCGCTGCGTGCAGTTGGCCCGGATGGGCTGCGTGGCGTTTCTGTATGACATGATCGGTTACGCCGACAGCGTGCAACTGTCGTACGACCTGGCGCATCGTTTTGCCGAACAACGTCCCGAAATGAACACGACCGAGAACTGGGGAATGTTCAGCCCGCAGGCCGAAGCCAATCTGCAGTCGATCATGGGCCTACAAACGTGGAACTCGATTCGCGCCCTCGACTTCCTGGAGTCGCTTCCCGATGTCGACAAGAAACGCTTGGGCGTGACCGGCTCAAGCGGCGGCGGCACGCAGACGATGATCCTGGCGGCGCTCGATCCGCGAATCGTCACCTCGTACCCGGCGGTGATGGTGTCGACCTCGATGCAAGGAGGCTGCACCTGCGAGAACTGCTCGCTACTGCGGATCGATACCGGCAACGTCGAGTTCGCGGCTCTCTTCGCCCCCAAGCTGCAAGGAATGACCGCCGCCGACGACTGGACCAAAGAGATGGCGACCAAAGGCTTTCCAGAACTACAAAAGCTGTACGAGGGACTGGGCGCCCCGAAGAACGTCTCGCTTCATCCGGCCGTTCACTTTCCGCACAACTACAACAACGTCGCTCGAGCGCCGATGTACGACATCTTCAGCCGCGCCTTCGGGCTGGGCATTCCCGCGCCAATCGTGGAGCACGACTACACGCTGCTGACCAAAGAGCAGCTAACGGTCTGGGATGAGCAGCACCCGCAGCCAGAAGCCGGCTCCGACGACTACGAGCGGAAGCTGCTGCACGACCTGAAGACCGAATCGGACAAGGCGATCGCCGCACTCACGCCAACCGACCAGGCGAGCTTCGCCGAGTTCCAAGAAGTGGTCGGCGGAGCGTGGCAAGCGCTGCTTGGCGCCAAGACGCCCACCTTCGATGCACTGCAGTTCGAGGTGACCGACAAGACTTCCAAAGACGACTACCTGCAAATCACTGGCCTGTTGCGCAAGAACGCCGGCAGCGACGAGCAAACCGAACTGCCGATCGTCTTCCTCTATCCCAACAAATGGAACGGCCAGGCGATTCTCTGGCTGTCACCGGCAGGGAAGGGAGGCCTGTATGGCAAAGATGGAGCGCTGTTGCCGATGGCGCAGCAGCTGGTCGACCAAGGGGCGTCGGTCATCGGCGTTAGTTTGCTCGGCCAGGGAGAGTTTGGCGGCGACGAGCGAAACCCGATCGTCGAAAATCCAAGACAGTTCGCCGGCTATACCTATGGTTACAACCGCACGTTGCTCGCTGATCGGGTTGCTGACGTCCTGACGGTCGGCGCCTTTCTCCGCGGGCATGATCGCAAGGCCAAGCATGTTGACCTGGTCGGCGTTGGCAACTGCGGCGTGATTGCGGCGGCGGCGCGGGCGACCGATCCGGCAATGTTTGACCGGGCGGTGATCGCGACCGGCGGCTTTCGGTTTGGCAAGCTGCTCGACTTCCGCGATGCGTCGTTTGTGCCGGGCGGGGCCAAGTATGGCGATCTGCCGGCGCTGCTGGCATTGGCGGCGCCGCAGTCGACGTTGGTGCTGGGAGAGCCGGCGGAAGGCTTGCCGCTGGTCAAAGCGGCCTATCAGGCTCGCGGGGCGCAGGAGACGCATAAAAACGGGGACGACCGAAGTTCGATCGTCCCCTATCTGATGGCTCCGCGTTAA
- a CDS encoding flagellar biosynthesis anti-sigma factor FlgM has product MYINGPTSLHGAQSISGPHKAGSATQTLEPTSRFDTVDSLDISSEADMVSRARETPEIRTDKVAQIKAQIADGTYFSDDKLDIALERLLDEFG; this is encoded by the coding sequence ATGTACATCAACGGCCCAACTAGTTTGCACGGTGCTCAGTCGATCAGCGGTCCCCATAAAGCGGGTAGCGCAACGCAGACGCTGGAACCGACTTCCCGGTTCGACACCGTCGATTCGCTCGACATTTCGTCAGAAGCCGACATGGTCAGCCGCGCTCGGGAAACGCCCGAGATTCGCACCGATAAGGTCGCCCAAATCAAAGCGCAAATCGCCGACGGCACTTACTTTAGCGACGACAAGCTCGATATCGCTTTGGAACGTCTGCTCGACGAATTCGGCTAA
- a CDS encoding Fur family transcriptional regulator: MSQSPISESYALTSVDVALPPMERFEEYLQAKGKRITQPRRILVEHVFSKHEHFDADALIEELAQRDAGPKRVSRPTVYRTLNELVEAGLLRKMDIGGRAVYEHDYGYPDHDHLYCTQCGDLSEFHSEELVRLRDAVAREQGFRVTGHKFIVNGTCLDCQRKSRRQKRKVDLI; encoded by the coding sequence ATGTCGCAGTCCCCCATCAGCGAATCGTACGCTTTGACCAGCGTAGACGTCGCGCTTCCTCCGATGGAGCGCTTTGAAGAGTACCTTCAGGCCAAGGGGAAGCGGATTACGCAGCCTCGTCGCATCCTGGTCGAGCATGTCTTCTCGAAGCACGAGCATTTTGACGCCGACGCGTTGATCGAAGAGCTCGCCCAGCGCGACGCCGGCCCCAAACGAGTCAGCCGGCCGACCGTCTATCGCACCTTGAACGAACTGGTCGAAGCGGGCCTGCTGCGCAAAATGGACATCGGCGGCCGAGCGGTCTATGAGCATGACTACGGCTACCCGGACCACGACCACCTCTACTGCACCCAGTGCGGCGATCTGTCGGAGTTTCATAGCGAAGAGCTGGTCCGCCTGCGCGACGCCGTTGCCCGGGAACAAGGATTCCGCGTGACGGGGCACAAGTTCATCGTCAACGGCACCTGCTTGGACTGCCAACGCAAGTCGCGGCGGCAAAAGCGGAAGGTCGACCTGATTTAG
- a CDS encoding PIN domain-containing protein, whose protein sequence is MKTHYLLIDYENVQPKSLQRLQRMQGMSLKVCAFLGTKQAKVPIELAHQLQPLGSNAEYIQICGNGANALDFPFAFTIGELSKTDPDGVFPVISKDTGFDPLIQFAKGRGFEVIRHKDIADIALPKPVREKSRSKKPRSEKIATIVQNLTPAARLAPGRSRRSRARSTRYFKSARPAQNLRNC, encoded by the coding sequence ATGAAGACCCACTATCTGCTGATTGACTACGAGAACGTCCAGCCGAAGTCGCTGCAGCGATTGCAGCGAATGCAGGGGATGTCGCTGAAGGTTTGCGCGTTTCTCGGGACGAAGCAAGCGAAAGTGCCGATCGAACTTGCCCATCAGCTTCAGCCGCTCGGCTCAAACGCCGAGTACATTCAGATCTGCGGCAACGGCGCCAACGCCCTAGATTTTCCTTTCGCCTTCACGATTGGCGAGCTATCGAAGACCGATCCGGATGGAGTCTTTCCTGTGATCTCGAAGGACACCGGATTTGATCCCCTAATCCAATTCGCGAAGGGAAGAGGGTTTGAAGTTATTCGCCATAAAGACATCGCCGACATCGCGCTGCCCAAACCGGTTCGTGAGAAATCGCGGTCCAAGAAACCACGATCCGAAAAGATCGCGACGATTGTCCAGAATTTGACGCCCGCGGCGCGTCTCGCCCCAGGAAGGTCAAGACGCTCTCGAGCACGATCAACGCGCTATTTCAAAAGCGCTCGTCCAGCGCAGAACTTGCGCAACTGCTGA
- a CDS encoding DUF6790 family protein, translating to MIGTILRLALSNYPVTFLVLGLICAAISLVCQPKPLTRQVVFEKLLAYYCLSAVGFFYIYNFVMHVFFGEFAAKYIGWADSPFQLEVGFASLGFGLVGLLAFRPDFGLRLAANVGPACFMWGAAAGHVYQMVVHHNFAPGNAGTMFWADIFLPMIGFFFLAGWRMTATTQQSKGRGEAFASSG from the coding sequence ATGATTGGAACGATTCTGCGTCTGGCGCTTAGCAACTATCCGGTCACGTTCCTGGTGCTTGGCTTGATCTGCGCGGCGATCTCGCTCGTCTGTCAGCCGAAGCCGCTCACTCGGCAGGTCGTGTTTGAAAAGCTGCTCGCGTATTACTGTCTCAGCGCGGTCGGCTTCTTCTACATTTACAACTTTGTGATGCACGTCTTCTTTGGCGAGTTTGCCGCCAAATACATCGGCTGGGCCGATAGCCCGTTTCAGCTGGAAGTCGGGTTCGCCAGTCTTGGCTTTGGCCTGGTTGGCTTGCTCGCGTTTCGGCCCGACTTCGGACTTCGTCTGGCGGCGAACGTGGGCCCCGCCTGTTTTATGTGGGGTGCGGCCGCCGGCCATGTCTATCAAATGGTCGTCCACCACAATTTCGCCCCTGGCAACGCCGGCACAATGTTCTGGGCGGACATTTTCCTCCCGATGATTGGCTTTTTTTTCCTGGCCGGTTGGCGAATGACCGCGACGACTCAACAATCGAAGGGCAGGGGAGAGGCGTTCGCTTCTTCCGGATAG
- a CDS encoding lactate/malate dehydrogenase family protein, with amino-acid sequence MKISIIGTGHVGSAIAFAATINPLAAELLLINRNLAKAEGEAIDLANASALQNSNMRIWAGEIADSAGSEILIFTASVPYGSPTRKRTDLVADNYAILKEWLPRLAEVSPDAILIMVSNPVDALTYAAIQLTGYPAERVIGTGTLLDSVRYRALLSAELGIHSDDIRAYILGEHGDTQFAAHSLAMTGGERFYPSDMSEKLFRQTVSMGYDVSSLKGHTSYGIALATMLIVDSIVYDLKHTMPVSVLIEDFLGVSDVCLSLPAVIGRAGVTRVLRPTLSEDEQGAFRRSADAVRANIEAMPS; translated from the coding sequence ATGAAAATCAGCATCATCGGCACGGGGCACGTTGGCTCCGCGATCGCCTTCGCCGCGACCATCAATCCGCTCGCCGCCGAACTGTTGCTAATCAATCGCAACCTGGCGAAAGCCGAAGGGGAAGCGATCGACCTAGCCAACGCCAGCGCCTTGCAGAACAGCAACATGCGCATCTGGGCAGGCGAGATCGCCGACTCGGCCGGATCGGAGATCCTGATCTTTACCGCGTCGGTCCCGTACGGTTCGCCAACCCGCAAGCGAACCGATCTGGTCGCCGACAACTACGCGATTCTTAAAGAGTGGCTTCCCCGTTTGGCTGAGGTTAGTCCCGACGCGATCCTAATCATGGTCAGCAATCCGGTCGACGCGCTCACTTACGCCGCGATCCAGCTAACCGGTTATCCGGCAGAGCGGGTGATCGGCACCGGCACGCTGCTCGATAGCGTCCGTTACCGGGCGTTGCTATCGGCCGAGTTGGGCATTCACTCCGACGACATCCGAGCCTACATCCTGGGCGAACATGGCGACACGCAGTTCGCCGCCCATTCGCTCGCCATGACCGGCGGCGAACGGTTCTACCCCAGCGACATGTCCGAGAAGCTGTTCCGCCAGACCGTATCGATGGGGTACGACGTTTCGTCACTAAAAGGACACACCAGCTACGGCATCGCCCTGGCGACGATGTTGATCGTCGATAGCATCGTATACGACTTGAAGCACACGATGCCAGTCAGCGTGTTGATCGAAGACTTTCTAGGGGTTAGCGACGTCTGCCTCTCGCTGCCGGCAGTGATCGGCAGGGCAGGGGTGACCCGCGTCTTACGGCCAACGCTTTCGGAAGACGAACAAGGGGCGTTCCGGCGATCGGCCGACGCGGTGCGAGCGAATATTGAAGCGATGCCAAGTTAG